A single window of Plasmodium malariae genome assembly, chromosome: 8 DNA harbors:
- the PmUG01_08016300 gene encoding STP1 protein: MENCATTNYAGLGYGALRYVRKPEFIQAQRKILSSLASLKEKKDKNEFKKECLQLNDYLIKLKDKPPKYTNPNQWVPVLRNYFKSKFDELTEHGGCPMIFEQNERDLLELKYDALDFCETIKVYEQKLSAFKEGGNRTYNCNSNADCLKHCTEYKDWFTSKKGHFQNTRNLISKSCIYKSLSSHFPTKQCNILNTRMLNKVPECICIKPEETSQPAPKEKILREPELVQIKSEVLPVPQEGISHQVKHLSDSSPDSSLVDSPDGPPSDIAQQEAAIEGTTMVNSDNLGTDTHDSITQKPDDVTNSSSTQETLSSSIVKLPGSPELEAGSHIKTILAASEVSIAKTPHNPADSKIQGNINDVFFYIFVITKQIIAYIHKINAGPVANSHNPYYALKGKFKKKKYIRRRQVKFLRILLLSDTDKKDKFLSDGHLDQPICDDKEIIKKLKIYEHNTIKNTNMLKRKKERSKTIIEVHMEVLEEFRNDEWELNKGEFLAICLEIFKNEERRSYSNLINDYQMENIQCSIDNEEKNILWNKWIERHRNHSEKFKKEDWFNNLKNEWKKEKSKVKKMEELKNKSSNENQKFSFLGEKDIWRQWISNKGKIVEHYLEQYWFMGLTDEIDNILDEYENEETKNSVSLINVEEMEHNKSCEELYKYVKKKLLEKLCILVFMMILEECIKEERIDNRESYFDNSINESFTMENSDRKSKIAEERTEEKSYVLEHKLNEEIRSYKGQNCFTQELEDWIKDNDSDVCSTYKENNIDKLD; encoded by the exons ATGGAAAATTGTGCTACCACg aaCTACGCTGGTCTGGGTTATGGGGCCTTACGATACGTTCGGAAACCAGAATTTATTCAAGCtcaaagaaaaattttatctaGCCTAGCTTCattaaaggaaaagaaagataaaaatgaatttaagAAAGAATGCTTACAATTGAATGATTATCTAATTAAGTTAAAGGATAAACCTCCAAAATATACGAATCCTAATCAGTGGGTCCCAGTACTTAGGAATTATTTTAAGAGTAAATTTGATGAGCTTACTGAACATGGTGGTTGTCCCATGATTTTCGAGCAGAATGAAAGAGATCttttagaattaaaatatgatgcACTAGATTTCTGTGAAACAATTAAagtatatgaacaaaaactAAGTGCCTTCAAGGAAGGAGGTAATAGAacatataattgtaatagtAATGCTGATTGTTTAAAGCATTGTACGGAATATAAGGATTGGTTTACAAGTAAGAAGGGACATTTCCAGAATACCAGAAATCTCATTAGTAAAAGttgcatatataaaagtttatCATCGCATTTTCCTACAAAACAATGCAACATACTGAATACTAGAATGTTAAATAAAGTTCCTGAATGCATATGTATTAAACCAGAGGAAACTAGTCAACCTGCAcctaaagaaaaaatattaagagaaCCAGAATTAGTTCAAATTAAATCAGAAGTTTTGCCTGTACCTCAAGAAGGAATTTCACATCAAGTGAAACATCTATCTGATAGTTCACCTGATAGTTCCCTTGTTGATTCTCCAGACGGTCCACCTTCAGACATAGCTCAACAAGAAGCAGCAATTGAAGGCACCACAATGGTAAATTCAGATAATTTAGGTACAGATACACACGATTCAATTACTCAAAAACCAGATGATGTTACAAATTCTTCATCTACACAGGAAACGTTAAGCAGTTCTATAGTAAAATTACCAGGTAGCCCAGAATTAGAAGCAGGTAGTCATATTAAAACTATACTAGCAGCTTCTGAAGTATCAATTGCTAAAACCCCTCATAATCCTGCAGACTCTAAAATTCAAGGTAACATTAATgatgttttcttttatatttttgtgataactaaacaaattattgcatatatacataaaattaatgcaGGTCCAGTAGCAAATTCACATAACCCATAT TATGCTTTAAAGGGgaagttcaaaaaaaaaaaatatataagaagaAGACAAGTTAAATTTCTCAGAATACTACTACTTTCAGATACTGACAAGAAAGATAAGTTTTTATCAGATGGTCATTTAGATCAGCCAATATGTGATGAtaaggaaataataaaaaaattaaaaatatatgaacataacaccataaaaaatacaaatatgttaaagagaaaaaaagaaagatctAAAACTATTATAGAAGTACATATGGAAGTACTCGAGGAATTCAGAAATGATGAATGGGAATTAAACAAAGGAGAATTTTTAGCAATATGTCtagaaatattcaaaaatgaGGAACGTAGATCCTATTCTAATTTGATAAATGATTAtcaaatggaaaatattCAATGCAGCATTGAtaatgaggaaaaaaatattctgtGGAATAAATGGATAGAAAGACACAGAAATCATtctgaaaaatttaaaaaagaagattggtttaataatttgaaaaatgaatggaaaaaagaaaaatctaaggtaaaaaaaatggaagaattaaaaaataaatcttcaaacgaaaatcaaaaattttcatttttaggagaaaaagatatatggaGACAGTGGATATCAAACAAGGGTAAAATTGTAGAGCACTATCTGGAACAGTACTGGTTTATGGGATTAACAGATGAAattgataatatattagatgaatatgaaaatgaagaaacTAAAAATAGTGTGTCACTAATAAATGTAGAAGAAATGGAACATAACAAAAGTTgtgaagaattatataaatatgttaaaaaaaaattactagaAAAACTATGTATACTTGTATTTATGATGATATTAGAGGAATGCATAAAAGAGGAGCGTATAGATAATAGGGAATCATATTTTGATAATTCCATAAATGAATCATTTACAATGGAAAACTCAGATAGAAAATCGAAAATTGCAGAAGAAAGAACTGAAGAAAAAAGTTACGTTTTAGAGCATAAACTTAATGAGGAAATTCGTTCTTATAAAGGACAGAACTGTTTTACGCAGGAGCTAGAAGATTGGATAAAAGACAATGATTCAGATGTATGTTCTacatataaagaaaataatattgataAATTAGATTAA